DNA from Lineus longissimus chromosome 7, tnLinLong1.2, whole genome shotgun sequence:
TTCTCACCAACATTTATAGGAAGGACAAAGTTGGCTTGACCTTGAATGACTTACCCTGTACTATTTGTTTAAAACAATTAAAGGGAGCATTTAGGGATGTAGAGAGCATGTAGAAAGCTTGAAATGAAGCACGTTTTGGCAGTGATATACTGCTTAATTTGACCTCCTAAAAGGTGTGCACACTTCAAAAAGATGAAGGACAATACCGTACTAGGGGAGAGGGACCTGTAGGCTGTGTCACATGAGAGCAGAACCCTACATCCCTGCTCAAGTACTCTTCTCTTTCCACTTGAGAATATCACCCGCAGCAGTTGTAATAACCCTCTACATCATCACTGTGGCAAATGAATCATCAGAACACAGCAATGTCATCTCTCTTTTATTTCTAATCAAATTATCTACACACATGTTTCTAAGATTGCTAACTCCTATCTTGACTTGATTGTcgtaataatacatgtagtgtcttaTAATTTAAGGTACAGCCAGTGCCATTGCTGCCATTTTACATACAAGCTCGGAGAACATACTCAAGTCAAACTCAAAGGGGCAGAGTCACCATAACCTTCAGGATTCAAGATGGCGGTTCAGGACCACCAGGTGATTGAGCCATATGTCAGTTATTTTGAGCAATGTTTTATTAGCCTCAAGGcagacagccccccccccccataccaACCTGGTCCTCAAGTCAAATCTAATTACAGCAGTGgaggaagatgatgaagaactaTTGATCGAAACCAGGATGACGCAAATTTGGCGTAGAAGAAGACGACGACCATCACAGATTTGATGTTTCccaatattttcattgcaactgCATCGACTGCTAAATTGATTTCAAACAATTCATATCGAAAGTGTGCCATCAGAGATTAAGATTTTTTGCTCCTACTGAACATTTCCCCACAAGGCCACAGCAAAGTAACCTAGTACTCAAAACAGACTGCCATTTTGAATCAAAAGATACCGATATCATTGTCATAGACATAGCCTTTGCAGTTGACTCTGACTGGAAGTAGAGTCCACACTCAAAGTCAAACTCCTCCCAGGGTGGTGGGCGAACATTCGAAATTCATGAGATGCACCTACATCATATCATACATGATAATGAAGTCAGTCATAACCGTGAGATCAGTTCAGGATTAGGTATGTGTTTGAAGCAGGAAAGCCTTCACAACTTTGAGGAGCCATCAAGAGAAATCATGATGaaatcactgtacatgtaccagtaacaGGATGTGTTAACGGACATAGCTAAATCGCACCAGAGCTATGCCATTTTATACTCAAAGATAATCTGGCTGGCGTCAACTTTGTCCTTTACATGGGAGATTCCAGGATGACTTAGTGATAACATGGATAAGGGAGCCAACCTGAATAACAGGCCATAGAAATCGACATGTGGCATCACAGCGATCCGTTGCTGTCGTTACAGATCATTGCTGGTGATGCAGGGCGCAGGATGCAGGGCACGGATATGGCTGGCAGGAGTGTCGACAAAAAAACCAAATTAATGGTCGCGATAGATCAGAATTATGCTGCAATAAATCGAATAATGGTGGCTATCAACTCCACCAACCAAAACCTTGCATTCCCTTTTACATGTGCATCTTATGTACATATTTAAAAACTGCAGTTTTCATACAACAAAACTCGCTGTTGATGCTTCACAACCTGCCTGCTCTTGAAAAGAAATAGCATTGCGGGACCTCTTTTGACACATGGTTTCTCAAATGAATAGGACATGACAGTACAAAGCTGACGAGATTAGCTGATCTTCTgatcagtttttttatgggcCAATCCACAATGACCCACATTTAGCCCAGGGGGCCACTTACATGTaggaagaaaaaacaaatgTCAAAAGGTCAAGTTCACCGTGTACAATGGCGAGGGGCAAAAAGTCAGACAATTGCTAATGATAATTTATGATGGGTTTAGGTTGGCTGCTATTGTGTGGTTGTATGAATCGGAGATTCAAAAACTGAATGTATTGGTCAGTTGCCACAACGACATAGAGAAAACGAAGTTACTTTATCATCATCTAGAGGCAACCACATtgtgctacatacatgtagaaattGTGTTGGTTGAGAGAAATATATGTGTATGAAATAATCAAAGGAACCACACTCATGCGAACAGAAGCCACACTAACGTGCTGACTACAGGTTTCCTCTCATTAAGATACTAgtacaaaacaatcaacatgAATATTTCAATAGGACCGAGTGGTAGACTCGCTCGGATCACATGTCTCTCTGTCAGACCTGATGATCAAACAAGATTGTGAGATATTGCTGTGTGTAGCCTGCTTCTTGTTAGGGCCCATGCTTCAGGGAGGCAACAATAGCAACCTGTCCTCAAATCAACgatgagcaaacgtgccaccatcatTCATGACCATCGTTGACGGAGGGACAACACAGGGCAATGAACAGGACGtgatgacataagctcacccagttGAGCTAACAACCCTATGGTAACAAAACTGATAGCCTACTAGCAGGTTGACATACTTTAAACCACTCATTAAATTTGCTGATCTGTGCAGTAAACTAACAGATTTATGATTGTAATAAGGTCCAATTATTGACATGTCATAGGAGGTAAATTCTAAAGATTTCTCGTAAAGTGACTACAAAAGAGACCCCATAGTAATCATGAATGCAAGTCCGGGACAGACAACAAGCATTTTAACACTGAACACAAAACGTTTACTGCCATATCATTTTATACGATAATCGGACACATGTGTTTATTTCTCAACATAACAACTTTTACCGCCAATAAGACAATCACAATAGGCATAATCCACCTGACCTTCTAAAAGACCAGGTTAAATCCCTTGGTTCAACCCGACCACTCAGGCCTAGTGTCATGGCCAAGTGTGCACCACAATTGCCATGCCTACAAAAATTTACTACCGGCATGAAATAAGCCTGGCGCCTATAAATGCAGTGAAGTACAGGTGTAAATTTATTTGATAATATTGTCGTATTGAAGTGTATAGGCCGAATAGATTGGTCTGGTCAGACGGACAATCCTGGCAGCACTATATATTGATGGAGTTACCCACTTCCAAATTCTGAATGCAACATAGGTGGAGCAACAGATGTGAAGTTCAAATTCATGGGAAGCGCCCCAACTGTTACTTGGCAACGGTTTGATGTAAAACTATTTTCGGATCTGAGAACAATGGAAATTTCACTATTCTAAAAATAAGACTTTTAAGAGCGTGGTAGACGATTTGGAGAGCACGAGACACCGGTTACATAGAAAGTGAACGAGGGTTGAAAAGCCAGCATCAGGACATAAGGCAGACGCTATTGTTCCTCCTGTATGGGAATTTATCATCGCGTCGTCGGGTACTAATTTGAAGTCACAATTCATCAGAGTTTTGTTGTCAGGATTTTTTAGGGGTGACACAGTTGACACAGCATGGCATTACTACCCTGATAGTAGTCACTTTCCAAAggcagaaagaaaaaaaattcaaccaGTTTACATGAAACCAACATATGCCATTTTAAAATTAACACTTTGATTGGATGAGATTGCTTGTCATACCATCATTCATTCTCCAGACTATTTCAAGCATTTGATTCCCGCCAAGGTGAATTTTATGTAGTTGGTTTTATGGATTGTGTGTCTGGACTATAGCACTGGCAGCAATTATCTGCCATACTTAAATCTCTGCATGGACAGCTCAGTGTGAACAGTTATTTCAGAACCCAACATTCATATTGATGTTTGACAAACATCAACATTGACATTATGTACAGCCATTGTGTCTGTTGGGGAATAAATGTATCGAGGCATTAGATCTGATACCTGACTgcccttacatgtatatacaactTCTGACCGAGAAATTAAACAATAGTATTGTGTTTCCATCTGGAGTAATTCCATTTAAAAAGAATGTTACAATGTAATTGAAGAACAATGATAAGGTTTTGTTGCTTAATAATATATTGCATTTATATTTCGGCTATGTTGTTTTGATTGCCACTAGATTAGTGactcaagtctgttgttttTGAAGATGGCACAATGTTTATTAAATAAAACAAAGAGGTGAACATGCCAAATTGACTTTTGTGCAATCCTTGTGGCTGGTATTATTTTGTAATCTGTTACATGGCATTGtcttgttatacatgtagcaacagCGGTCAACAGTAAAAATGCCTGTTTTGTGGAAGAAAAGCTTACAAGTTACATTAACAATTTTACATCGAATCGATATCATATGAcataaaatattaaaaatatcaGTTTCTTTTTGATACCCACCTTGCTTGACTGTTTTGATCATAACTGGTGAACCGTTCTGACTGACATGACCTAACCACGCCTCCGTATCCCTGAGTGTAAATCCAGCAACTTTCTGCCCATGAATCTCAATCACAACATCATCTGTGTGTAACTTCCCACTATGATAATTCACTTTATCTTGACGCAGTTCACCGATGAAGGAAAACATGCCACTGTCAGAGCCTCCCTTTACTTCAATGTTGAGACTACCATTCTCAATATTTGCGGCCACGATACTTTCTTTGATTCTGTTATTCCAATGTCTTGCATCTTTCTTTTGGGGGCTTTTTGTGGGCAGCGCTTGCTCCTGTGGCGGTTTGGTTCTATTAGAACTAAGCATCGTGCTATTTTGCCAATAACCCCTGTGTAATTCTAACCTTATGAAGCCCTACTGCACGTATCCATGTACACAGTGTGTGCACATATTTATTTACAGGTATAGGTACACCAAAATTTGCCCAGTGCATTTTTGGCAGGTACTGCACTGTAGGACAACCATCTCGGATATCCCCAAATAAGACCACACAGAAAACCAGAAATCGGCTACATCCCGTGATCAAATTATTCCTGGTGATGTCAAGATTATCCCGGACGTGTTTTTGTGAATATTTGATCACGATTAGGACAGTAATTTAACGTAAAACACGGCCAAAATCCCGTGATCATGCACACGGTTGTTTTCGTTAGCTCCCAACAATACGCATGCGCGCACTTCACTATCAACAGTTGGTCGTCCATTCCTGGAGTGTCGTAAAAAGGCCCCGCCCACTACATGACCACTCTCCAAGCGTCGTACATGGTGATGAATACAGGCCATCTCGGcctaaggtctcattaggaagggttttttttattcatgcgcggccaagccctaaccgtagttcctaaaatcattgatttctcggtcctcacagtttgtcagtgttgattcagcagttgttttggcaaagacatgtttttttgagtttctgaaacctagagcgctactcaataggcagttaacaagaaactacgcatttactgttgttgccgacgtatgtgtacactgaacttgggacgTGCGTCGGCACCGTGTTgcaatgccgtccagtgccagttggtgcgtttttcgctgatttgtgcaaaattcaacatatctcaaaagttcaatggttgaccctcgttttttttttgaattttgtgtagcgtaaccaactgtctttcatgggagaatggtcactgtaagaattattcagaaaaaatgtataatatttggagtttttcgtgattgtccggcccaattggcaatattgccatttgggatggtgaacagagctaggagcaaatgcgacggttatgatttatttaaagaaataaaatgccctatttaacatcctgcagaatcaggggaatcgggcgtttccagtgatatacgacacaaataggttgtcctcatgcattcactttggaatggaaacgcattttaaaatagatctTACGTACTgtttaatggggcacgtcatcatcgcgtacatttgggaaaaaatccctaacgagaccttaagacgtaatgacgacattttcatgagctcagaaactcagtattaatttcaacttaaccacgtagCTATGAATACTTTTAATAATTTCCaaacagaaatctatatgaaatatgcaatattggtgaacagagcgccgtttaaaacaacagtgcgtcatcgCTTTTAACTGTCCTAAATATCTGGTGAAAAGACAACTTGGATCATGTCACATCTAGTCGGGACAATTACAGATTACATGGCACTTCAATCTTGTAGAgacatgttacaccctgtaaTGGAACACGACTGTGCGACAGACTCTGTCGTGGGATGGCACATCCAGGGAAGACCTCTCAGACCCTGAAGAAATAATTGTGTACCCGTGGAAGGGACCGAAGGATTCCTTAGACGCGACGTCAAAGTCGGAGAAAGACGCCACTTGATCTTCGCCTCAGATGACAACTCGGCCTACTCAAGAACGCGAAGACTTGGTACGCCGACGCGACATTCAAAGTTGTCAAGTCACCATTTACCATGGGAacactgaattcaccatggtgaatcccTGATCATTAAAATGCCACCTGCTTTTTGTCTTGTCTCGACTGGATGTGACATGATCCAGGTTgtcttttctccaggattctAGTTTTGTGTAGCTGTCCATCTGACTGAGGAGAGCAGGAGATCAAAGTCATCCTTAATTACATAAAGAGACTACTCTGGACCAGACATTTAGGACAGTAATACCAGGTTCTGGTCAGTTTAAACGAAAGTCCTTCCTCCTAGCTCCCCTGTTGTGTACATACCAGGTCTCTGGTCCATTCCCTCCCTGTAGCTCCCCTGCCGTTGACCATCGGTACTACAAGAAACGAACACACGACGTACCCATGGGAGCAATGCGGGCCGAATTTGGGTGGTATATAAACAAGTTGACTGCATATTTATAGTTAGATAAGTCGCATCATACATGCTTAGacatgatgaatgacggatctgcggtagctggtttggggttccagctgtaaatcgtcccccgccctaaaaacgggcgatatttttgattttattcaaagtatagttccaatttcttagctcaGGATGACTCTGAGGCACATGACAGTGACGACAACTTTGACGAATGTTTTATCATAATAGTTAACTACTGGCATCAGTATTAGTTTGCAGTCATTTCATCCATTATCatgccatcctgaggaaatcaggggttaatggtCGCCGTGAACATTACCGCTCGCAGCTCGTCAGTGGCATGTCGTACATAGCTACTAAGAGTAACCACTTTTTGATATATGAAGAAGTTAGGCATGTGCCACAGCAACATGTATGGGATCAATGCCGAGGGATATGAAAGGTATTACACAAACCCTTGGGCTGCGCCTAGCCCAAAAGGTGATACAGTGAATCAGGGGGTACAGATTGGAGAAATCATTTTGTCCGTGTGCTGCGCCTGGAAAAAAAGCACGCTGAAAAACCCCACACGGATaagatttcaccatggtgaacatGGTTAACTctcatttaccatggtgaacactgaattcaccatggtgaacactgaattcaccatggtgaagaaGTTAGGCATGTGCCACAGCAACATGTATGGGATCAATGCCGAGGGATATGAAAGGTATTACACAAACCCTTGGGCTGCGCCTAGCCCAAAAGGTGATACAGTGAATCAGGGGGTACAGCTTGGAGAAATCATTTTGTCCGTGTGCTGCGCCTGGAAAAAAAGCACGCTGAAAAACCCCACACGGATaagatttcaccatggtgaacatGGTTAACTctcatttaccatggtgaacactgaattcaccatggtgtaTCCCTGATCATTAAAATgccacctgattttttgtcttgTCCCGACTGGATGTGACATCATCCAGGTTGTCTTTCTCCAGGATTCTAGTTTTGTGTAGCTGTCCATCTGACTGAGGAGAGCAGGAGATCAAAGTCACCCTCAATTACATAAAGAGACTACTCTGGACCAGACATTTAGGACAGTTATACCTAGGTTCTGGTCCTTCCTCCCTAGCTCCCCTGTTGTGTATCTGAGGGTGGATGCAGGATttgaataccccccccccccccctcccagctGAGCTAATTACAGCTAGCGGAGGataaaaatatgacatgcaaataagaaagAAAGGTTTGAAATGCGAAATGAATTCATCGTCTGCGGCTATAGTTGGAACTGAGGTGGCAGGTCTTCAGTCTTCGCTCCAGTGACTGGGAGTATGAATTACACGACCAGGTTTTGATTTACAGATGGCAGATAAGAACTTATATTGAAAGGAAAGTCGTGTAACATTTACAAGTATGACTAGTATTTATGTCACTTGTATCTTAATGTCTCCTATTAATTGCCGATATGTCGGCAGTTTAAGATGACATCAGCACTAAGCATGCTAAGTTTTTATGCCTGCCCACTCCAGGTACGTCTAGTGCTCCTCATGCCTAGTCTATATTTTGGTCGTGAACTGCATTTAACAGGAGAGGTCGTTCCCCGGCGAACTCGGCCCGGCCCTTCTGAAATCAGCAGAAAAACCTTCAATTTTCTCCTGTATCGCCCAATGAATTATCTTCAAATTTAAAGGAAAGGTAGACTATGGTATACCAACTAAACGAGTGCAACTGATATTCACATATAAGAAGAAATTAAaccaaaaaaaaaatgtataaccCAGGCAGAGTTGGTTTTTTACCCAGGTCGAGTTGGTCCGGGGCGAGGCCGAGCTGGTGGGCCGAGTTGGCGTTAGGCCGAGATGGCCCTGCACCATGGTGATCTtgttgccaagtctcactcgacctactgtctctgccacagttgtgACAacttcagcgggtgcatgtaaattggacattttgcccggcgcccgggagactgatgacatgacatgacatatatcaaatatcaaatagtTTATTGTTCCGTATAAAATAAATTTACATTGGATAGAGTTACAATAAACTTGGTGTAGTTAGATTGGAGAAAAAGAAGAGAGTGGTGTTATATAAGATCTGTCTTGGGAAATGTACCCATATTACATGAGTGCATGTGTGGAAGGAATACGTGTACATATATAGTAAAAAGCAAACAACCATAAAACAGATTATCTAAATGACATATTAAAATTGAGGTTGTGAGAGAATCGACCTTTCTTTTGAAACCATCATCACAAAATGAACTTAAATTTTATAATTGTTTTACCCTCGGAGTTTACAAATACAAGATAGAAGTATAAATCAGTTATAGATGATAAAAGGTTAACTCTGAGGTCAGCATATAGAGGACAGTCAAATAAAAAGTGGGATTCGTCTTCAGCAGCTGATGAACCGGATTTAAGGCAGGAGGAACACAAAGGTTCAGACCAAGGGGGGCTTCGAAATAAGATGTCTTCCCCTTTCTATTTGTAAAGAATGGTTGCTGATTCGAAGTCTAGTAAGAGATGTTAGGTCAGACCACTCCAAGACTGCAGGCCCAGATGACTGCTGTTGTGAATGTCATTGTCTTCCAGAAAATTGTAAGATGCCAGCTTAGACCAAGCCAGATTATAATGCATTTACTGGAATACCCTTTGGAAAagtgtgtctcaatttcaccatggtaaatccacatttcaccatggtaaactgacagcacttcaccatggtaaattgggacactgaaatattttaccttggggagcatggtaaattctacattcaccatggtgagcatggtaaatctgagatctttttcgtaagaGTATGCATCAAGCCACCCCCCTCCCTCCCACTATATATCCCCCATCTCAATCTTTCCGGGGTAAACAATGTGTATGCAAGCAGTAATTGAAAAAAGCAGACAGTTGctacaaaaatatttattacaAGATAAAGCACACACATGTCCGATGAAAATTCTTTTTTTAATCAAGCCaacaaaattcctgtttgtTAGGTTTTTCGGCTAAGGTGGAGATTCATAGAAACaagtgttttcaagacaatgaAACTAATAAAATGGCACATATGATATAAACATTTTTTAATCCAACCAACAAAAGATTATTCTTAATGTTTGGTGCTACATTGACCTTGCCTGTGAAATCTCTACCTTGACCTTCTCTGTGAATAAACTGATTGTAAGAGAAATTTGGGatactttttttcaaaatctttatttacCACTCAAAGAACCATTCCTGTTTGTTAGGTTTTTCGGCTAAGGTGGAGATTCATAGAAACaagtgttttcaagacaatgaAACTAATAAAATGGCACATATGATATTTCACAAACACAAACCACAACATGCATGGATGAATGGCTTACTCAGTGAATAGCTCTATCACTTTGAAGCACCTTTCTTTTCTTTCGTAACCCACTTGAAAAAATCACACTTCGCTTCTGGATTTTTAGCATGCCCATCTGGCCGATTACACACCCAGAACTGGCGTCCTTTATTCATACTGTCTTTCTTGACAGTTCTCAACAAGCATGGCTCCTTATGGCCTGAACACAAAGGAGCAGGGGGTGGtcctttgaaaatgtccttCCATAAGCTAGCACTGCCACTAGATTTACTTGACCCATTTCCAGATTTAACAACCAGATTGACAGACACTTTGGCTTGTTCAGCATGCGGGTTTGACGAAGCACTTTCAGATACAGAGGAGCTACAAATACTAGGTTTCATCTGAGAACCAGACAAGATTTGAGATTTTCGTACTGAgtcagcagacgacgttgcttCATTCACTGTTTTACTTTTTTGAGAGAACATAGAAAAAATACTTGTCTGTTTCCCAGATGATGAGGTATTGACCTTTGCTTTCTTTGAAGGCTGCACTTGAGTCAGTGATCCAGGTCTCTTTTTACCAAAAATGTCCAATGCAGTTCCAACAGTGGGAGCAGACTCACTTCTGGCACTATCCTTTCGAGGCGATGTAGTTTTTATTGGAGATTTCACAAGTGGTTTGGAACCCATCGAAAAAAAGTCCACTAACTTTTTCTGCTTTGCCGCAAACTGATGTAAATATTTGGTACAGATCGATGGTGGTTTCATTGCAGTTTCTAGTATGAGATCCAATTCTGCCCGGACTGGACAATGATCAGAACCCATCACCTCCGTCATAAGGTAACACTCTGTGAAGCTCTCCAAAACTAACGATTTATCACCCATTATTAAATCTATTCTAGTCCCATAGTTAAGTTTTCTTGCGCCTGTCATATTGCACCAACAGGTATATGCTTCTTCTTGGTTTGGATGAAAATATCTGAACGAATCCACAAATAAGCCTGGAGTAGTCCGAGCAAATTGACGCACATATTCTGCATGGTTTTCTCGAACTGCCTTTGTGATTGGTTTCCCTGATCTTGTACGTGGCAGCCTTTTTTTAACGTTTGATTTTGTACTGTCCTGACTGCTGCCACTGCTACTCACTGACTCCTGTGATTGGGTAACATTTGAGTTCTGTGACTGATGAACAGTATTTTCCTCTGCATTCTCCTTATGGATTCTGCACAGAAACTGATCAAGCCACTTACGAGCAGGTTTTGCCATGAATTCCTGAAggagaaaaaaaggaaattcaACTATTGAGACATAAGATTTATATCATAAACTATTTCTGAAACTTGAGAACTGCATTGTGACATCATTACGCCTACAACCGCAGGCTTAGAGAAATGAAGTTTTTGTTCAGTCAGTGGGAATTGATTGCCTTGGAGGTAGAATATTGGATTTCAAGCCCAGGTAGGAATTTCATCTTGCACGTTACATTTCAATGATAATAGTGTGCATCAAACATTTGACCCTGGGATAAAGAGTTCTATGCTCTAATGGAGTGGAACACACTGTGAATTTCAACACAGACAATGCATGATTTCTATGAGCAGAGCACATGCAGACTGAACGAAAAACTTACATCCTCTTCATCTGGATCGCCAACATCAATTGGTCGATGTGAGGTATTGATATCACCCAGAACTAGCACATGACTGAAAATACATATATAAAGTGAGTTGAGACACATGTTAAACAggctttctttaaaaaaaattattttctataaacaaaattgaaaaaaagaggATGGGAAAATGGTCCCTGGCATCTTTCATTGCTTTGGAGAACACCGAGTGACTGTTACATTGATACTTACTGTCCTTCATTCACAAGAGCTTCAGCC
Protein-coding regions in this window:
- the LOC135490731 gene encoding DNA-(apurinic or apyrimidinic site) endonuclease 2-like, which codes for MKILTWNINGIRAAKESVKQLLDSFDSDIICLQETKITRDLLDEHTALVDGYSSYYSYARGKSGYSGVAIYCKDSATPESAEEGLTGLLNADIDDGIGCYGDQTVFSEEELQALDNEGRCILTRHKIRGSDKFLVLINLYCPRAPPENEERQKFKLEFYRLVQIRAEALVNEGHHVLVLGDINTSHRPIDVGDPDEEDEFMAKPARKWLDQFLCRIHKENAEENTVHQSQNSNVTQSQESVSSSGSSQDSTKSNVKKRLPRTRSGKPITKAVRENHAEYVRQFARTTPGLFVDSFRYFHPNQEEAYTCWCNMTGARKLNYGTRIDLIMGDKSLVLESFTECYLMTEVMGSDHCPVRAELDLILETAMKPPSICTKYLHQFAAKQKKLVDFFSMGSKPLVKSPIKTTSPRKDSARSESAPTVGTALDIFGKKRPGSLTQVQPSKKAKVNTSSSGKQTSIFSMFSQKSKTVNEATSSADSVRKSQILSGSQMKPSICSSSVSESASSNPHAEQAKVSVNLVVKSGNGSSKSSGSASLWKDIFKGPPPAPLCSGHKEPCLLRTVKKDSMNKGRQFWVCNRPDGHAKNPEAKCDFFKWVTKEKKGASK